A single Streptomyces sannanensis DNA region contains:
- a CDS encoding thymidylate kinase: MNPLSAPYAPGAERRGGPFVVLEGVSGVGKSTLTRVLAKRLGAATIHTLPKPHNDLSPAVNGQLRPLPQFAFYLSGLLHASDVIREALADGPVIADRYVSSVMACHAAVNRVDLDQVKLLIAPFRPYLLAPDATFYLVSSDQSLQERMGTKTDVKADDTELFDVPGRLCHLRANFEGVALADPSAVVLPTDGRSPDDLADIIVKRVEEIRAQSR, translated from the coding sequence GTGAACCCGCTGAGCGCCCCGTATGCGCCCGGGGCGGAACGCCGTGGAGGGCCGTTCGTCGTCCTGGAGGGTGTCTCAGGCGTCGGCAAGTCCACGCTGACCCGCGTCTTGGCCAAGCGGCTCGGCGCCGCGACGATCCACACTCTCCCCAAGCCGCACAACGACCTGTCCCCCGCGGTCAATGGCCAGCTCCGGCCGCTGCCGCAATTCGCCTTCTATCTGTCCGGCCTTCTGCATGCCTCCGACGTCATCCGCGAGGCCTTGGCCGACGGGCCGGTCATCGCGGACCGGTACGTCTCCTCAGTCATGGCCTGCCACGCCGCCGTCAACCGGGTCGACCTGGACCAGGTGAAGTTGCTCATCGCGCCGTTCCGCCCGTACCTCCTGGCGCCCGATGCCACGTTCTACCTCGTCAGTTCCGATCAGTCGCTGCAAGAGCGCATGGGGACCAAGACGGACGTGAAGGCGGACGACACCGAGCTGTTCGACGTCCCTGGCCGCCTCTGCCACCTGCGGGCCAATTTCGAGGGCGTGGCCTTGGCCGACCCCAGCGCGGTCGTGCTCCCCACGGACGGCCGGAGCCCGGACGACCTGGCCGACATCATCGTCAAGCGCGTGGAGGAGATCCGTGCTCAATCCCGTTGA
- a CDS encoding radical SAM protein, with protein MRTGRPRARELTADDYVNVLRELIGAGLKRVYFTGGEPLTSKLAQPVLTQLPDHGPDVSYTLITNGLLVRTHQDWLATTGLDKVKVSLHYFSDDSFRAIAQTRSSIVTVLDGIEAAREMFERVELNTLIQRENEHELRDILTFALDRRMPIQFIELVDTDFNADRKSSAVGAQSIVDYLRTLTSQEEIEVSGVGQGRRIFRVDGVEIDVIHRELGRHRVGQCGTCPLRAKCIEGFWALRLDHSGGLQPCLLREDLRMDILPMLAEPERIPAAVAQHVSAFTEGVL; from the coding sequence GTGCGGACGGGAAGGCCCCGCGCTCGCGAACTGACCGCCGACGACTACGTCAATGTCCTGCGTGAGCTGATCGGCGCCGGCCTCAAGCGGGTGTACTTCACCGGCGGCGAGCCGTTGACGTCGAAACTTGCCCAGCCGGTGCTCACCCAGCTTCCCGATCACGGCCCCGACGTGTCCTACACACTGATCACGAACGGGCTGCTAGTCCGCACCCATCAGGACTGGCTGGCCACGACCGGCCTGGACAAGGTGAAGGTCTCCCTCCACTACTTCTCCGACGACTCCTTCCGGGCCATCGCCCAGACACGCTCGAGCATCGTGACCGTCTTGGACGGCATCGAGGCAGCCCGCGAGATGTTCGAGCGGGTAGAGCTGAACACGCTGATCCAGCGCGAGAACGAGCACGAACTCCGTGACATCCTCACCTTCGCCCTCGACCGCCGGATGCCGATCCAGTTCATCGAGCTGGTCGATACCGACTTCAACGCTGACCGGAAGTCCTCCGCGGTCGGCGCGCAGAGCATCGTCGACTACCTGCGCACTCTGACCAGCCAGGAGGAGATCGAGGTATCCGGTGTTGGCCAGGGGCGGCGGATCTTCCGCGTTGACGGCGTCGAGATCGATGTCATCCACCGCGAGCTGGGTCGCCACCGTGTCGGCCAGTGCGGCACTTGCCCCCTGCGGGCCAAGTGCATCGAGGGCTTCTGGGCCCTGCGCCTGGACCACTCCGGGGGACTCCAGCCCTGCCTGCTCAGGGAGGACCTGCGCATGGACATCCTGCCGATGCTGGCCGAGCCGGAGAGGATCCCCGCGGCCGTGGCCCAGCACGTCTCTGCCTTCACCGAGGGCGTCCTGTGA
- a CDS encoding helix-turn-helix transcriptional regulator, producing the protein MTQRTIGDRIQCLREFRDLTQEQLAQRAGVSVDTIRKLEQGQRHSARITTLRALARALDVELHRLLGQATVTQTLSDDGGLLALRDAIQDINALPGVLADDQIEDPPAADAWVGSVKDATDLYWKGGYSELSGTLPLLLRDGHAVARDATGSAAERVWGQLALAYQLAACLATQAGHPDWAFAAVERQLAAAVRASDPLMEGMGVSTLSWVLLRQGRWEQAQRVAERKADALEPPMRRATPKQLAVYGNLLIAAATPAARRDQRAEAKDLLNLAETAATRSGPVRAYGSAFSLVDVKTQQVNVALAGRDTAEPETAIEVAGTIDVGSISRPVHSAAYRLDVAQARYQTGDGEGALEMLLEVEGDQPEWIRYQTLAAATVREMLEAERRRSTPLRALAGRLGVDPAM; encoded by the coding sequence ATGACTCAGCGCACCATCGGCGACCGCATCCAGTGTCTGCGCGAATTTCGCGACCTCACCCAAGAGCAACTGGCCCAGCGGGCAGGTGTCTCCGTAGACACCATCCGCAAACTCGAGCAGGGCCAGCGCCATTCGGCGCGCATCACCACGCTGCGGGCGCTCGCACGCGCCCTCGACGTCGAGCTGCACCGGCTGCTAGGACAGGCCACCGTGACCCAAACCCTGTCCGACGACGGCGGCCTCCTCGCCCTCCGCGATGCCATCCAGGACATCAACGCACTCCCCGGCGTCCTCGCCGACGACCAGATCGAGGACCCGCCCGCAGCCGATGCGTGGGTGGGTTCGGTGAAAGACGCGACGGACCTGTACTGGAAGGGCGGCTACTCGGAGCTGTCCGGCACGCTGCCGCTGCTCCTCCGCGACGGGCACGCCGTCGCCCGCGACGCCACGGGGTCGGCAGCCGAACGGGTCTGGGGGCAACTGGCGCTGGCGTACCAGTTGGCGGCGTGCCTGGCGACACAGGCCGGCCACCCCGACTGGGCATTTGCCGCGGTCGAGAGGCAACTTGCCGCCGCAGTGCGGGCGTCCGATCCGCTGATGGAGGGCATGGGCGTCTCCACCCTCTCCTGGGTGCTGCTGCGTCAGGGACGGTGGGAGCAGGCACAGCGTGTGGCGGAACGGAAAGCCGACGCGCTCGAGCCGCCGATGCGGCGTGCGACGCCGAAGCAACTCGCGGTGTACGGCAACCTGCTGATCGCAGCGGCCACGCCGGCCGCGCGGCGGGATCAGCGCGCTGAGGCGAAGGATCTGCTGAACCTCGCCGAGACCGCGGCCACCCGCTCCGGCCCCGTCCGCGCCTACGGCAGCGCGTTCTCTCTCGTCGACGTGAAAACCCAACAGGTCAACGTCGCCCTCGCTGGGCGCGACACCGCCGAGCCCGAGACCGCCATCGAGGTCGCGGGGACCATCGACGTGGGCAGCATCAGTCGGCCGGTGCACTCCGCGGCGTACCGCCTCGATGTGGCACAGGCCCGATACCAGACCGGTGACGGCGAGGGCGCGCTGGAGATGCTCCTCGAGGTCGAGGGAGACCAGCCCGAGTGGATCCGCTACCAGACCCTCGCCGCGGCTACGGTGCGGGAGATGCTGGAGGCGGAACGCCGCCGCAGCACCCCGCTCCGGGCGCTCGCGGGGCGGCTGGGAGTCGACCCCGCCATGTAG